From Halomarina ordinaria:
AACTCGGCTCCGTGTAGGGGTTGTAGTGGGGTTTGAACTGGATGTCGGTGATGCCGAACTGGCTGTAGAACTCCTCGAAGGTCCCCATCAGGTCGCGCACCGAGAGGTCCTCCGCCATCACCCACCCCTCTATCTGGAAGAACTCGAGCAGGTGCGTCGCGTCGAGGGTGTCGTTGCGGTACACCTTCTCGACGGAGAAGTAGCGCTGAGGGGGTTCCAGGTCGCCGACGGCGTCGCCCGAGAGGTAGCGCATCGACAGCGAGGTGGTGTGTCCGCGGAGCGCGAGCGCGCGGGCGAACTCCTCGTCCCACGGCGAGTGGTAGCCCTCGCCGTCCTCGCCGACGCCCTCCAGGTGCGCCCGGCGGACGCGCTCGACGAGGTCCTCGGGCAGGTGGTCGATACGTCTCGGGTCGGAGAGCGCGAAGCGGTCCCAGTGGGTGCGCGCCGGGTGGTCCTGGGGCATGAACAGCGCGTCGTTGATCCAGAAGTCGGCGTCGACGTGCGGCCCCTCCATCTCCTGGAAGCCCATCCCGACGAGGACGTCCTTCACCCGGTTCGCGGTCTGGCGCAGGATGTGCTCGCGCCCGCCGTGGACCGTCTCGGCGTCCGCCTCGACGTTGTACTCGGTGAACTCCACGTCGCGCCACGCCCCGCTGGTGAGCAGGTCTGGCGTGAGCGCGCCGACGGTGTCGGCCACCTCGACGCCCTCCATGAGCGCCGTCACGCCGGCGTCGGTGAGCGTCACCGAGCGCGCCGTCGACGCCTCGCGGCGGACCAGCCCGCGTCGCTCGAGCGCGTCGAGCGCGTCCTCTGGCGCGTCCGTCCCGTCGCCCGCCGCGACGGCGTCGAGCGCGGCCGCCTCCGCGTCGCTCTCGGGGTCCGCGTCCGGGGCGGCCTCGACCGCCCCGCTCTCGATGCGGCCGTAGCCCTTCCGGGCGAAGTTCGACAGGGCGATGTCGACCGCGGGGCCGTCGAGACCGGCCGCTCCGAGCAGTTCGCCCATCGAGACGGGGTCGTCGTCGGCCCCGGCGTCGACGGCGGCCCGGTAGAGGCGCACCTCCGGGAGGCCCGACTCGCGGTACTCCGCGCCCTCCTCGGTGAGCGAGACCGACTCGCGCTCCTCCTCCTCGACGTCGAGGAGGCCGTCGTCGGCCAGTTCGAACGCCGCCCGGGTGACGGCCGTCGGTGACTCGTCGAGGGCCGCCGCGAGGGCCTCGACCGTTCGTGATTCCGTCGCGCTCGCGGCCTCCAGGACCGCGGCTTGTGCCTGTGGTAATCGCATTGGTGTGGGTAGTTGCGTCCCGTTTCGTGGGGGTACGGGTATGCGTGCTGGTCGAGAGACGATGCGCGGCGACGTCGGTTTGTGCGGGCCGAACCGCGACGGACCCGGTCCTCCGACGCCTACGCGCTGAAAAAGCCGAACCCCGCGCTGGGCGGCCGGCGTGCGACACTCCACGGCAGGGGTTCGGGTGCCATACCCGCCTCTGTTCCCGCCGGGAGCAAAAGGGTTCTGGAGCGCACGAGCGCCGCGCGCCACTCAGGCGACGTTGCGCTCGACGAGCGTCTCCCCCGTCTCGAACCGGTCGCTCCCGAGCGCCCCGATATCGACCAGCGACGCCTCGCCGTCGAGACAGAGTTCCGCGACGAGACGGCCGGTCGCGGGCGCGTGCTGGAAGCCGTGACCCGAGAAGCCGGCGGCCGTCACCAGGCCCGGACGCGTCTCCTCGAGTATCGGGTGGTGGTCCGGCGTGACGGCGTACAGCCCCGCCCACCCGCGGACGATGCGCGTCTCCGGGCCGAAGTACGTGGTGTAGCTCGCCGCGCGCTCGACGGCCGTGGCCGCCCACTCGACGTCCATCGACGTGGCGTACCGCGAGGGGTCCACGTCCGGGTCCGCCTCGGCGAATCGCCCGCCGACGAGTGCCTGCCCGTCACGCTCGGGGCGGAAGTACGACCCCGTGTCGAGGTCGATGGTGAGCGGGAGGGCCTCGGGCATCGGCGGGTCGGGGGCCACGACGGCGAGCTGGCGACGACGGGGGGCGACCGGGAGCGAGACGTCGGCCAGCGCGGCCACCTCGCGCGCCCACGCGCCGGCCGCGTTCACGACGAAGTCCGCGTCGAGCGCCCCGTCGGGCGTCTCGACACCCGTCACCCCGCTCTCGTCCCGGCGAATCGCGGTCACCGGCGTCTTCGTTCGGAGCGTCGCTCCCGCTTCGCGGGCCGCCTCGGCGTACCCCTGGAGGGCGAGGTGCGGGTCGGCGACGCCGTCGGTCGGCGAGTAGGACCCGCCCTCGAACGGCCCCGCGTCGACGCCCGGGCAGTGCTCGACGGCCGTCTCGGGGTCGACGAACTCGCTCGGCACACCTCGCTCACGCTGGAGGGCGACCGACTCGCGGAGCGTCCTCGCGGTCCTCGCCTCGCGGGCGAGGAAGAGGTAGCCGTGGCGGCGGTAGCCGATGTCGACGCCGAAGCGGTCCTCGAACTCCTCCCAGACGGCCATGCTCTCGACGGAGAGGTCGACGTTCACCGCCGTCGAGAACTGCGCCCGGATGCCGCCCGCCGCCCGGTCGGTACTCCCCGCACCGAGGTGGCCGCGCTCGCAGACCGTGACGGCGGCACCGCGCTCGGCGAGCGCGTACGCGCTCGACAGGCCGACGATGCCGCCGCCGATGACGACGACGTTCACGCCCTCCCCACACCGCCGCGACACATGAACGTTCTCGCCACCCTCCTCCAGCGGGCCCGAACGTTCACCTCCGCGACCGGCGAACCGCGGGCATGGTCCGCATCCTCTCGGCCGACGAGGTCCGCTCGTTGCTCTCGCTGCCCGACCTCCTCGACGTGGTCGAGGACGCCTTCCGCAGGCAGGGTCGCGGCGCGGTCGAACGCCCACCTCGTCCGCACTTCCCGGTCGGGACCGGACTGGTAGACGCCCCCGGCACGGGGTTGACCATGCCCGCGTACCTCCACGGCGAGGCGACCTACGCGACGAAACTCGTCACCGTCCAGCCCGCGAACGCGGCGCGGGGACTCCCGACGACGCGCGCGCAGGTGGTCGTCACGGACGCCGAGACGGGCGAGTGCCTCGCCCTGCTCGCTGGAGAGCCGGTGACGAACGCCCGGACCGGCTGTATCGGCGGGACGGCGGTCCGCCACCTCGCGGCGACGCCCGTCCGACTGGGGCTGCTCGGGGCCGGCGCGCAGGCGCGCTGGCAGGCCCGGGCCGTCGACGCGGCCGTCCCTCTCGGTTCGGTGCGCGTCTACTCGCCGAGCGACTCCCGCGAGCGGTGCGCGGCGACGCTCGACGCCGAACTCGGGGCCGACGTGCGGGCCGTCGACGCCCCCGAGGCGGCCGTCGCGGACGCCACCGTCGTCGTGACGGCCACCACCAGCGAGACGCCCGTCTTCCCCGGGGCGGCGCTCGCCGATGGAACGCTCGTCGTCGCGGTGGGCGCGTACACGTCCGCGATGCGTGAACTCGACGGCGAGACCGTCGCCCGCGCGGCACGCGTGTTCGCCGACGTGCCCGAGGAGGCGGCGGACGTGGGCGACGTCGCCGACGCCGGTCTAAGCGAAGAAGACCTCCTCCCCCTCTCGGCCGTCTTCGAGGGGGAGGCGGGGCGAGCGCGCGAGGAGGAGGTGCTGGTCGTCGAGAGCGTCGGGTCGGCGGTACTCGACGCGGCGGCCGCCGGGATGGTGTACGAGCGCGCGCAGGAGGAGGGGGTTGGGACGGACGTCCCGCTGTGAGGGACCGACCGCACTACCGCCGCGAACTGTCGAGGTCGAGGTCGATGTCGAGGGAGTCGAGGCGTTCAGCGGCCTCCTCGCGCTTCTCCTGGTGGTCGGCGAGGAACTCGCGCATCAGCGTCGCGGCCTGTTCCTTGCAGTCGCCACAGAGGCGCTCGCCGCCGACGCACTCGTCGTAGACGCGCGTCGCGAACTCGTCGTCGTCCGCGGCGAGCAGGTAGGCGTACAGTTCGTAGACGGGGCACTCGTCGGCCTCGCCGCCGAGTTCACGCTGGAGTTCGGCCGTCTCGCGTCCGCCGGTCGTGGCGGACGTCACCTTCTCGTACCCCTCCTCGGGGTCGTCGAGGAGGCTGATGTGACTCGCTGGCACGCTCGAACTCATCTTCCCGCCGGTGAGCCCGGTCATGAAGCGGTGATAGAGGGAGGAGGGGGCGTAGAAGCCGTAACCGCCGTGGTCGACCTCCACCTCGCGTGCGAGGTGCGCGGCCGCGTCGTGGTCGAGGTCGAAGGCGTCGACGTGGCCCTCGTAGACGCGCTTCTCGCCGTCGACGGCCTCGATGAGCGCCTCGAACGCCTCGGGGGTTGCGTTCCGGTCGAGGAACCGCACGCGTGGACGGAGCGGCTCCATGCCGGCGTTCTCCAGGCTCTCGACGAGCGCGGGTGCGTCGAACGCCGCGGCGACGTGGGCGGCGGCGTCCTCACACCGGACGGGGTCGTCGCCCTCGGTGGCCAGCGCGTCGTACGCGTCCGCCAGGAGCGCGCGCTCCGCGTCGTCGGTCTCGAAGCTCGCGTACGCCTCGGTCACCTTGAAGTAGCGCATGCGGGCGGCGAGGTCGCGCGCGAGGCGGACGTGCGGGTCCTGGTCGGGACCGACCGGGATGACCGTCGGTTTCGGCCCGTCGAGTTGCGGGTAGAGGATGTCGGCCATCTGCGTGACGACCGACTGCATGTGCGAGACGTCCGTCTCGCCGTCGAAGCCGTAGATGGCCTGCAGTTCGGAGAAGTTGGCCTTGCTCCCGAGTTCGAAGGCGAGGTCCTGCAGCGGGCGGTTCGTGGACTGACGGTAGAGTTCGCCCTCCTCGGGGTCGAACCCGAGTGCGAGCAGCGAGAGCAGGTAGTCGCGGGCGTGCTCGTCTATCTCGGCCCACGAGAGGCCGCGGGCGCTGTGGGCTTCGAGGTCCGCGATGAGCGCGTAGGCGTCGAGCCCCTGTCGCTGGTGCCAGATTATCTCGTCGAACACCAGTTTGTGCCCGATGTGGGGGTCGCCGGTGGGCATGAACCCCGAGAGGACGGCCGCGGGGTCGCCGTCACGCATCGCCCGCAGGACGTCGCGGTACTCGCGGTGGCCGAAGATGACCCCCCGGCGCATCAGGTAGTGGGGGTCGGGCACCTCGGGGAGCACCTCGTCGAACGCCTCGATGCCGAACTCCTCGAACAGTTTGCGGTAGTCCTCGACGGTGGAGGACCCCCACGGGTCGAGGGTCGTCCCGTCGGCTCCCGCGGCGCTCCCCCCGTCGGTGGCGGCCTCGCGGCGCGCCGTCTCGTCGTGGTGGTCCGTGTCCTCGCTCATGCGGTCGTCGCCCCGAAGTCGCCCCGGCGCGCGCAAAAAGCGTTCGCTTGTGGCGGTGGGGCGTGGGCGACGCACGGCGGACCGACGAGCGCGACGAAGCGCGTCGAGCCTACGGCGTGAGTCGTTCGACCGAGAGCCAGTCGATGGTCCCCTCGGGGTCGGTCAGCGCGAAGACGATGCGCTTTCGCACGCCGTGGGCGAGGCGGACGTCGAGGGCGACGTCGCGGGGGTTGAACGCGTGGTCCCGCGAGACGACGCGGACGAGGTGTTCGGAGTGGCCGAGGTCGTCGGCCGACTCGACGGTGGCGTAGGTGCGGAAGTCGGCGCCGAACTTGAAGCCCGTCTTGGGGACGACGCCGCGCTCGCGCAGGGCGCTGTAGACGGCCAGGCGGCGGTCGAACCGTTCGCCCTCGACGTCCCGCCCGCGGTCGAGCACCGCCTCGCGCCCCTCGTCGACGCGGATGGCGCCGTGTTCGGCGAGGTAGGCCGCCTCGATGAGCGAGCACTGGAGCGGCCCCGCCGCCTGCCGCCCGTCGAGGGGCTGACCGTAGAACGTCCGCCTGTAGAGGTCGCCCGGGGGGTCCCACAGCACGACCCGGTCGGCGAGCAGCGCCGCCGGCGCGTCCGCGGGCAGGTCGGAGGCGCTCTCGCCGCGCAGGTCGGGGTGGTCGACCGAGAGGTAGGTCAGTTCGCTCTCCTCGTCGACGACGGCGAGCGTGTCGCTCTCGCTGAGCGACGACGCCGAGAGCGTCTCGCGCTCGCCGACGACGCGCAGGCGGTACTCGACGGCGTCGTCCCACGGGCCCTCGCCGCGGGGGTAGACGACGAAGTCGGCGGTACCGGGGTCGTCGACCCAGCCCTCGCGGGCGGGCGAGAGGTAGAACCCCCGGTTGCGGAGGTCCTTGTAGACGAGGAAGGGGAGGGTGCAGTCGGTCGCCGCGAGGAACGCCGGGAGGTCCATGCCGTCTACCGAATCGAGGTCGCCGCGGAACAGCAGGTGCGCCGCCTCGACCGACACGAGGTCGAGGGCGTCGCCGTCGGGCCGGCCGTACCCCTGCGAGTCGTAGAACCGCTCGCGCCCGGGCGGGGGGACCCGGACGACGTCGCCGTCGCGCGTCGCGTCCATACGCCTACTGGTGAGTCGAGGAGCAAGTGTGTACTGGTAGCCTGAGGCCGGAGCGGCGCACGGCCGTCAGAAGTCGCAGGTCGTGGTGTCGTCCTCGTGGAGGTGGACGACGCCGTCGAAGAGGTCGCGGTAGTCCTCGAGGACGGCCTCCTCGTGGACCTCCTCGGCGAGGTGGAACAGGCCGATGGCGTCGTGTTCCTCGAGCAGGTCGAGCATCTGCTCGACGGCGACGCGGGCGCGCTCCTCGTCGGCGTAGTAGGCCATCTCCGTGACGGAGTCGACGCTGACGCGGCGCTTGCCCGCCGTCTCCTCCAGGAACTCGCGGAGGTCGTCGACCATCCCATCCAGGTCGTCGGGCGAGGAGACGTACCGGACGTGGTCGCCCGCGCGCCGGGAGTAGCCCCGCTCGATGGAGAGGGTGTCGAGGATGACCGCCTTCGACTCGTCGACCTCGTAGTACTCCAGTTTCTGCTGGACCTCTCGGGCGGTGGTGCGCGTCGAGAGGATGAACAGGTGGTCGGTGTCGGTCTTGAAGAACTCCGTGTCGAGACGGTCCGTCTCGCCGGTACTGGGGTGCAGGAGCATGATACCGGTCCCGCCCGGTACGGTCTCGGGCGCGCCCTCGATGGCGAGCGTGTAGTCCATACCCGGTGACGGACCGCGAGCGTCTTATACACCACGTTCCGTCGAGTCGTTGCCACGAGGGGAGAATCGGTCGTCGCGAGCGCCGTGAGCGGGCGCGAGCGGGCGCGCCGGGGAGCCAGCGCGTCGGTTCAGACGGCGGCCTGCATGATGCCGCCCGTCTGGACGACGAAGTAGAGGACGAACAGGCCCGCGAGCACCACCTGCGTCGCGCGCACGTCGCGCCACTCGCCGACGGCCACCTTCACCAGCGGGTAGGAGATGATGCCCGCGGCGATGCCGTAGCCGATGTTGAACGTGAAGGGCATGATGAGGATGGTGAGGCCTGCGGGGACGGCGTGAGTGATGTCGTCCCACTGGACGGCGGTGATGTTCTGGAGCATCACGACGGCGATGACGACCAGCGCGATGTGGCTCGCGTACTGCGGGATGGCCGCCGCGAGCGGGACGAACACGAGCGAGACGAGGAAGAGGAGCGCGACGACCAGCGCCGTCAGGCCGGTGCGTCCGCCCTCCTCGACGCCCGTCGCGGACTCGATGTACGTCGTCACCGTCGAGGTGCCGAGCATCCCGCCGACGGTGGTGCCGACGGCGTCGGCCATCAGCGGCTTCTCTATCTCCGGCAGGTCGCCGTCGTCGTCGAGGAAGCCGGCGGCCTGGCCGACGCCGGTCAGGGTCCCGGCGGTGTCGAAGAAGTCGACGAAGAAGAACGTGAAGACGATGAGCGCGAACCCGAACGGTTCGACGTCGCCGAACCCGGAGACGAACGCGCCCGCCAGCGGCGTGATGTCGTAGACGGGGGGGGTGAAGCCGACGGTGAGCGTCCCCGGTGCGACGAGGCCGGCCACCTCGACGACGTAGCCCAGTCCCGCGGTCCCGAGGATGCCGAGGAGGATGGAGCCACGCACCCCCCGGGCGTAGAGTGCGAGAGTGAAGAACAGGCCGACGATGGAGAGAATCGCGATGGGGTTGCTGGCGACCTGCCCGAGCGTGATGTACGTCCCCTCGGGGTCGGGGACGACGATCTCCATCGCCTGCAGGCCGATGAGCGCGAGGAACGCGCCGATGCCGGAGCCGACGGCGAACTTGACCGGCTCCGGGAACGCCTGGATGATGTACTTGCGCGCGCCGACGGCGGTCAGCGCCATGAAGATGACCCCCTCGACGACGACGGCCGCGAGCGCCGTCTGCCAGGAGACGCCGAGCGTGATGACCACCGTGAAGGCGAAGAAGGCGTTCAGCCCCAGCCCCGGCGCCTGCGCGAACGGTCGGTTCGCGTACAGCGCCATGACGAGCGTCGCGACGGCCGCCGAGATGAGCGTGACGACGGTGAGCATCGAGACGACCGCCCCCTGACTGTACCCCTGAATCGAGATGGCCTGCGCGAGGACGGCCGGGTTGACCACGACGATGTACGACATCGTGAGGAACGTCGTGAGTCCGGCGAGCACCTCCGTCCAGACGTCGGTGTCGTACTCCTCGAAGTCGAAGAACGCCCGTATCGAGCGGCGCGCCCGTCCCGCGTACCCCCCTTCGGTGTCAGTGTCCGTGAGACCCATGATGCACGTTTGAGCATACATAGACATCTCCAATTAAGTATTCCCATGTCTGACCGACGGTGGTATACATGTATTTGGATACAATCCCGGTCGGCCGCGGTGGGTCCGTCACTCGATGTGGGTCAGCGCGTCGACGGGGGCGTCGGTCAGGTCGCGGGCGCTCTCGACGCCGACGCTCCCGACGGTGATGAGCGCGAAGACGCCGACGACTTCGGCGTCGGCCTGTCCTGCGATGTCGAGGAGGAGTTCCTGGGTCTCGCCCGAACGGATGAGGTCGTCGACGACGAGGACGCGCTGACCCGGGCGGAGGGCCCGCGCCGGGAGGTAGTAGGTGAACTCGATACCGCTGGCGAGGCGCTGGCGCGCCTCGATGAACTCCTCGACGGCCGTCTCCTTCGACTTCTTCGCGTAGGCGAGACGGGCGTCGAAGTGACTCGCCATCGCCGCGCCGAGCGTGATGCCGTCGGTGGCGGCGGTGAGGACGACGTCGGGACGCTCGACCTGTAGCGCCTCCGCCGCGACGGGTGCGACGAGGTTCAGGAACGGCTGGTCGAAGACGACGTCTGAGTTGTCGACGTACCCCTCGGGGTCGTAGCGGATGCGGGCCTCGAGTTCCGTCGCGAGCGTCTCCTGGCCGATGGAGGCGACCACCTCGCGGGCGCGCGCCTCGCCGGGGAGGACGTGGCCGTTGACGTAGCGGTTCAGGTCGCCCGCCGGGAGACCCGTCTCTTCGGCCAGTTCGTCGTACGTGCGGGTCTCCTTCAGCATCCGGAGGACCGCGACCGCCTGGAGTTGCAGGCTGGCCTTCTCGACGCGGTTCGTGCTCATACCCCGTCTGGAATACGCACGGATATGATTACTTCGACACGAAACGAAGGGGTCCTATCCACAGAGGTGGGCCGTCAGCGGTCGGCGAGCAGGTCCGACGCCGACAGCAGCGCCTCCAGTTCCACGCCGTGCTCCGCGAGGTGCTCGCGGGCGCCCTCCTCGCGGTCCACGACGACGAGCACGCGCTCGACGACGGCGCCCGCCTCGCGCAGCGCCTCGACGGCGTCGACGGCGCTCCCGCCGGTCGTGGCGATGTCCTCCAGCACGACGACTTCCTCGCCTTCGTCCAGTCGCCCCTCGATGCGGTTGCCGGTGCCGTACTCCTTGGCCCGCTTGCGCGCGATGACGTAGGGGTTCCCGGTGCGGACGCTCGTCGCCGCGACCAGCGGGACGGCCCCCAGCGCGACGCCGGCCAGTTTCGTCTCGCCGACGCGTTCCGCGAAGGCGTCTGCGACGAGCGAGAGACAGCGCGGGTCTGTCTCGAAAAGGTACTTGTCGACGTAGTACTCGCTGGTGCCGCCGTTGGCGAGTTCGAACGCCCCGAATTTCACGGCGTCGGCCGCCCGGAGCGCCGCGATGAGGTCCTCGTCGGTCATACCCGACGGTGGGCGGAGGGGCGTGTTAAACGCCGCGAAGCGTGAGGCGTTCAGGGAGTGAAGTCGGCAGACCCACCCTTCACACACAAGCGCGTTCGCCGCGAGCGAGTGAGCGCAGCGAACGAGCGAGCGGGCCGACGAACGGACGGGGTCGCGTCTCGACGCGACGAAGTCCGTGAGGAGTGCTTTTGGTGAAGCTTTTACAGGCCGGGCGAAGCCCGGCCGTGGTAAAAGGTTCAGTTGAAGTCCCGAATCGTCAGTTCGAGCGTGTCGAGGTCGACGATGGGTGCGAAGGCGTGGTCGGGGTCGATGTTGACGCTCTTCTGGAAGTCGGTCTGTTCCTGCCAGCACCCGGAGTTGATGGCGAGGACGTTGTTGTACTTCCCGTAGCCGAGTTTGTGGACGTGGCCGGTGTGGAAGACGTCGGGCACGTCGTCGATGACGAGGTAGTCGCGCTCCTCGGGCGCGAGGCGGGTGTGGCCGCCGTACTGCGGCGCGACGTGGCGCTTCTTCAGCAGGTGGTACATCGCGAGGTGCGGGTCGTCGTAGGAGGCCTTGTGCTCGGGCAGTTCCGCGATGACCTCGTCGAGCGAGACGCCGTGGTACATCAGCACGTTCACGCCCTCGATGGTCACTGTCGAGGGATTACCCGTGATGCGGGCGTCGTGGGCGCTCATGATGCCGCGGAGCTCCTCGTCGAAAGCGGGTTGGGGTTCGGCGAGGCGGACGGCGTCGTGGTTCCCCGGAATCATCACGATCTCCAGGTCGCCGGGCACCTCCTTCAGGTACTCCGAGAACTCCTCGTACTGGTCGTAGATGTCGATGGTCGAGAGTTCCTCGTCCTGGTTCGGGTAGACGCCGACGCCCTCGACCATGTCGCCGGCGATGAGGAGGTACTCGACGGGGGCGGCCTCCTCGGTGTGGAGCCAGGAGGTGAAGCGCGACCACGCCTCGCCCATGAACTCCTGGCTGCCGACGTGGACGTCCGAGACGAGCGCCGCCTGGACGTGGCGGTCGGCGGTGTTCGGGCGGTGCGTCCGGGGAATCTCGGGGAAGTGAAGCGAGTCGACGAAGAGGACGCCGCCGTCGCCCGAGAGCGACCCCTCGACGGCGATGACCTCGTCGAGCAGGAGTTCGTCCACCAGGTCCGCGATGGGCTTGTCCTTGAGCACGAGACAGGGGAAGACGCCGTTGGTGTCCTCCAGTTCGACGAGCCAGTGTCCGCTGGCGGTCGAGCGGACGTCGTTTATCATGCCGACGAGCGCCGTCTCCTCGCCGCCGGGCATGTTCGAGACGGCCGTCGTGGGTCGGTGGTTCACGCGGCCGGTGAGTTTGCGCGAGAGGCGCTCGTAGCGGTCGCGGAAGACGGTCACGAAGTCGCCGTACTCGCCCGTCCCGGTGCTACGACCGGTGATGTCGCCGGCGATGGCGGCGGCCTGCGGGGTTCGTGGACGGTTCCCAGACCCCCCCGTTTCGACTGGAGCGGCCGTCCCCCCGTCACCTTCGACGGGCGTCGTTCCATCAGAAGTCGAGGGAGTCGACGGGTCGTCGACGCTCGGCGACGGGTCCGGGGTCGGTGGGGGAGACGCCGCGTCTGCGTCCGGGTCCGACGTGGACGACGGGTCCGGCGCGGGGTCGCGGGAGTCGAGGACCGACCGGACGTGCGCCGCCGAGAGCTTCAGTGCGTCCTCGGGCACCGTCTCGAGGGCGCGCTCCAGCGCGGC
This genomic window contains:
- a CDS encoding phosphoribosyltransferase family protein; protein product: MSTNRVEKASLQLQAVAVLRMLKETRTYDELAEETGLPAGDLNRYVNGHVLPGEARAREVVASIGQETLATELEARIRYDPEGYVDNSDVVFDQPFLNLVAPVAAEALQVERPDVVLTAATDGITLGAAMASHFDARLAYAKKSKETAVEEFIEARQRLASGIEFTYYLPARALRPGQRVLVVDDLIRSGETQELLLDIAGQADAEVVGVFALITVGSVGVESARDLTDAPVDALTHIE
- a CDS encoding NCS2 family permease; the protein is MGLTDTDTEGGYAGRARRSIRAFFDFEEYDTDVWTEVLAGLTTFLTMSYIVVVNPAVLAQAISIQGYSQGAVVSMLTVVTLISAAVATLVMALYANRPFAQAPGLGLNAFFAFTVVITLGVSWQTALAAVVVEGVIFMALTAVGARKYIIQAFPEPVKFAVGSGIGAFLALIGLQAMEIVVPDPEGTYITLGQVASNPIAILSIVGLFFTLALYARGVRGSILLGILGTAGLGYVVEVAGLVAPGTLTVGFTPPVYDITPLAGAFVSGFGDVEPFGFALIVFTFFFVDFFDTAGTLTGVGQAAGFLDDDGDLPEIEKPLMADAVGTTVGGMLGTSTVTTYIESATGVEEGGRTGLTALVVALLFLVSLVFVPLAAAIPQYASHIALVVIAVVMLQNITAVQWDDITHAVPAGLTILIMPFTFNIGYGIAAGIISYPLVKVAVGEWRDVRATQVVLAGLFVLYFVVQTGGIMQAAV
- a CDS encoding ornithine cyclodeaminase family protein, yielding MVRILSADEVRSLLSLPDLLDVVEDAFRRQGRGAVERPPRPHFPVGTGLVDAPGTGLTMPAYLHGEATYATKLVTVQPANAARGLPTTRAQVVVTDAETGECLALLAGEPVTNARTGCIGGTAVRHLAATPVRLGLLGAGAQARWQARAVDAAVPLGSVRVYSPSDSRERCAATLDAELGADVRAVDAPEAAVADATVVVTATTSETPVFPGAALADGTLVVAVGAYTSAMRELDGETVARAARVFADVPEEAADVGDVADAGLSEEDLLPLSAVFEGEAGRAREEEVLVVESVGSAVLDAAAAGMVYERAQEEGVGTDVPL
- a CDS encoding NAD(P)/FAD-dependent oxidoreductase; amino-acid sequence: MNVVVIGGGIVGLSSAYALAERGAAVTVCERGHLGAGSTDRAAGGIRAQFSTAVNVDLSVESMAVWEEFEDRFGVDIGYRRHGYLFLAREARTARTLRESVALQRERGVPSEFVDPETAVEHCPGVDAGPFEGGSYSPTDGVADPHLALQGYAEAAREAGATLRTKTPVTAIRRDESGVTGVETPDGALDADFVVNAAGAWAREVAALADVSLPVAPRRRQLAVVAPDPPMPEALPLTIDLDTGSYFRPERDGQALVGGRFAEADPDVDPSRYATSMDVEWAATAVERAASYTTYFGPETRIVRGWAGLYAVTPDHHPILEETRPGLVTAAGFSGHGFQHAPATGRLVAELCLDGEASLVDIGALGSDRFETGETLVERNVA
- the endA gene encoding tRNA-intron lyase yields the protein MDATRDGDVVRVPPPGRERFYDSQGYGRPDGDALDLVSVEAAHLLFRGDLDSVDGMDLPAFLAATDCTLPFLVYKDLRNRGFYLSPAREGWVDDPGTADFVVYPRGEGPWDDAVEYRLRVVGERETLSASSLSESDTLAVVDEESELTYLSVDHPDLRGESASDLPADAPAALLADRVVLWDPPGDLYRRTFYGQPLDGRQAAGPLQCSLIEAAYLAEHGAIRVDEGREAVLDRGRDVEGERFDRRLAVYSALRERGVVPKTGFKFGADFRTYATVESADDLGHSEHLVRVVSRDHAFNPRDVALDVRLAHGVRKRIVFALTDPEGTIDWLSVERLTP
- a CDS encoding tryptophan--tRNA ligase, whose protein sequence is MSEDTDHHDETARREAATDGGSAAGADGTTLDPWGSSTVEDYRKLFEEFGIEAFDEVLPEVPDPHYLMRRGVIFGHREYRDVLRAMRDGDPAAVLSGFMPTGDPHIGHKLVFDEIIWHQRQGLDAYALIADLEAHSARGLSWAEIDEHARDYLLSLLALGFDPEEGELYRQSTNRPLQDLAFELGSKANFSELQAIYGFDGETDVSHMQSVVTQMADILYPQLDGPKPTVIPVGPDQDPHVRLARDLAARMRYFKVTEAYASFETDDAERALLADAYDALATEGDDPVRCEDAAAHVAAAFDAPALVESLENAGMEPLRPRVRFLDRNATPEAFEALIEAVDGEKRVYEGHVDAFDLDHDAAAHLAREVEVDHGGYGFYAPSSLYHRFMTGLTGGKMSSSVPASHISLLDDPEEGYEKVTSATTGGRETAELQRELGGEADECPVYELYAYLLAADDDEFATRVYDECVGGERLCGDCKEQAATLMREFLADHQEKREEAAERLDSLDIDLDLDSSRR
- the pyrE gene encoding orotate phosphoribosyltransferase, with protein sequence MTDEDLIAALRAADAVKFGAFELANGGTSEYYVDKYLFETDPRCLSLVADAFAERVGETKLAGVALGAVPLVAATSVRTGNPYVIARKRAKEYGTGNRIEGRLDEGEEVVVLEDIATTGGSAVDAVEALREAGAVVERVLVVVDREEGAREHLAEHGVELEALLSASDLLADR
- a CDS encoding DUF7090 family protein, translating into MDYTLAIEGAPETVPGGTGIMLLHPSTGETDRLDTEFFKTDTDHLFILSTRTTAREVQQKLEYYEVDESKAVILDTLSIERGYSRRAGDHVRYVSSPDDLDGMVDDLREFLEETAGKRRVSVDSVTEMAYYADEERARVAVEQMLDLLEEHDAIGLFHLAEEVHEEAVLEDYRDLFDGVVHLHEDDTTTCDF
- the pheS gene encoding phenylalanine--tRNA ligase subunit alpha; protein product: MRLPQAQAAVLEAASATESRTVEALAAALDESPTAVTRAAFELADDGLLDVEEEERESVSLTEEGAEYRESGLPEVRLYRAAVDAGADDDPVSMGELLGAAGLDGPAVDIALSNFARKGYGRIESGAVEAAPDADPESDAEAAALDAVAAGDGTDAPEDALDALERRGLVRREASTARSVTLTDAGVTALMEGVEVADTVGALTPDLLTSGAWRDVEFTEYNVEADAETVHGGREHILRQTANRVKDVLVGMGFQEMEGPHVDADFWINDALFMPQDHPARTHWDRFALSDPRRIDHLPEDLVERVRRAHLEGVGEDGEGYHSPWDEEFARALALRGHTTSLSMRYLSGDAVGDLEPPQRYFSVEKVYRNDTLDATHLLEFFQIEGWVMAEDLSVRDLMGTFEEFYSQFGITDIQFKPHYNPYTEPSFELFGRHPETGEIIEIGNSGIFRPEVLEPLGIDCDVMAWGLALERLLMLMYGFEDIRDVHGTLCDLDLLRTVEVVH